The proteins below are encoded in one region of Natranaerobius trueperi:
- a CDS encoding YqzL family protein, whose protein sequence is MVDKNFFWKVFELTGSITAYLIYRDLQQNSQEDSLVNQ, encoded by the coding sequence ATGGTTGATAAAAATTTTTTTTGGAAAGTATTCGAACTTACGGGATCCATTACAGCCTATTTAATCTATCGCGATCTACAACAAAACTCTCAAGAAGATTCACTTGTTAATCAATAG
- a CDS encoding potassium channel family protein: MKKKQFAVVGLGRFGSSVAYTLTNMGYDVLVVDKSENKVQDASKEVTHAIQADATVEKNLISIGLRNFDVVIISIGENIQASIMATLIAKELGVGYVVVKAQNKMHGKVLERIGADRVIYPEWDMGARVAHNLATTNILDYIELAPDYSIAEVTVPKKMAGKTLRDLDLRARYGVTVLAVKREDDVNISPKPTDKFREKDVLIVVGKHDNINQIEEFTS; this comes from the coding sequence ATGAAGAAAAAACAATTCGCAGTTGTTGGACTTGGTAGATTTGGTTCAAGTGTGGCTTACACATTAACTAATATGGGTTATGATGTTTTAGTTGTTGATAAATCAGAAAATAAAGTACAGGATGCTTCTAAAGAAGTTACTCATGCAATCCAAGCAGATGCGACCGTTGAAAAAAACCTTATTTCAATTGGACTTAGAAACTTTGATGTAGTAATCATTTCCATTGGAGAAAACATTCAAGCGAGTATTATGGCTACTTTAATAGCAAAAGAGCTCGGTGTAGGGTATGTTGTAGTAAAAGCACAAAATAAAATGCATGGAAAAGTATTAGAACGAATAGGTGCTGATAGAGTTATTTATCCAGAGTGGGATATGGGTGCACGTGTTGCTCATAATTTAGCGACAACAAATATTTTAGACTATATTGAACTTGCTCCAGATTATTCTATAGCAGAAGTTACTGTTCCTAAAAAAATGGCTGGTAAAACCCTACGTGATCTAGATTTGAGAGCTAGGTATGGAGTGACTGTTTTAGCTGTAAAAAGAGAAGATGATGTAAATATCTCACCGAAGCCAACTGATAAGTTTAGAGAAAAGGATGTATTAATAGTTGTTGGAAAGCATGATAATATTAACCAAATAGAAGAGTTTACTAGCTGA
- a CDS encoding TrmH family RNA methyltransferase encodes MITGENNYYIKTYRKLRQKKWRHQQQLVPLEGVKLIEDAFLNNVEFEFILYSYKNTNETQKKLINELCQSGVRCYEIDPQLLKKIAFTETPQGLLGSCKFKGDSLSKIMQSSKNLLVLYNVQDPGNAGTLIRSADAFGFDGVINIKGSVDPTNDKVVRSSMGALFHIPIALNINLEEFQNYLSQFSFRVLFGEVYGEYTLDQLELDDNPIVLVIGNESNGLDGFDIVDDLKKVSFPTKIQMYGNSESLNASVAGSVMMYEVAKKRFY; translated from the coding sequence ATGATTACAGGAGAGAATAATTATTATATTAAAACTTATCGTAAGTTAAGACAAAAAAAGTGGAGACACCAACAGCAATTAGTTCCTTTAGAAGGTGTTAAACTGATAGAAGATGCGTTTTTAAATAACGTAGAATTTGAATTCATATTGTACTCATATAAAAATACAAATGAAACTCAAAAAAAATTAATAAATGAGTTGTGTCAAAGTGGAGTTCGTTGTTATGAAATAGATCCACAGTTACTTAAAAAAATTGCTTTTACTGAAACTCCCCAAGGACTTTTAGGCTCTTGTAAGTTTAAAGGAGATAGTCTATCGAAAATCATGCAATCATCAAAAAATTTATTGGTACTATATAATGTTCAAGACCCAGGAAATGCTGGAACTTTAATTAGAAGTGCTGATGCTTTTGGATTTGATGGTGTGATAAATATTAAAGGAAGTGTTGACCCAACGAATGATAAAGTTGTCAGAAGTAGTATGGGAGCTTTATTTCATATACCGATTGCCCTTAATATTAATTTGGAAGAGTTTCAAAATTATCTATCACAATTTTCTTTTAGGGTGCTTTTTGGAGAAGTATATGGAGAATATACCTTGGATCAATTAGAGCTTGATGATAACCCAATTGTTCTTGTTATTGGGAATGAATCAAATGGGTTAGACGGATTCGACATAGTAGATGATTTAAAGAAAGTATCCTTTCCCACTAAAATACAAATGTACGGAAATAGTGAATCTTTAAACGCTTCAGTAGCTGGATCAGTTATGATGTACGAAGTTGCAAAAAAGCGATTTTATTAG